CTGCATTGTTGTTACCGAAAACACTGCACTTTAATTTACCGAAATTACTGCATTCTCAGTTTCCGTTAACAACAGCGGACAAGACTGCCCGACAGGGCACTCGTCTTGGCCTTGACCGCTGTAGCGGCTAGTGTTACCTTTGCTTGTCAAAATATCTGTCATACTGCTTCCTTTCGTTTTATCAGTTCTTCCCTATACTCAAAGGGTGTCATGTTGCCCAACGCCTCATGGGGTCGTTCTTCGTTGTAGTCATTCCGCCAGGCTTCTGTCAGTTCCCTGACTTCAGACAAGTTTCGGAAAATATATCTGTCAAGTACAGCCCTTCTGTAGCTTCCGTTGAAGCGTTCAATGTAGCCGTTCTGGGTGGGTTTACCAGGCTGAGTATACATAATGTTTATCTCATTGCCTTTACACCAATCTTTGAACACCTGGGCGATAAACTCAGGACCATTGTCGCAGCGTATGTTCTTTGGTTTGCCATTAAGCCATATGACCTTTTCCAGAACTTTGATGACACGCTTTGCCGGCATGGACATCGATATCTCCTGTGTCACGGCAATCTTGCAGGCATCATCTATGATATTAAGAACACGGAATTGTCTTCCGCACTCAATCCTGTCACTGACAAAGTCAATGGACCAGGTAACATTGGGCTCTTTAGGCATAACCAGAGGATTCTTCACCCTTGCAGGCAGACGTTTCTTCAAACGGCTTCGCTTCTCATAGTGCATTGCCTTGTAAACCCTGTAAACCTTCTTGTGGTTCCATGTCTTACCCTCACGTCTCAGCCTTGAATAAATCTTCCAGAAGCCATCACCGAAGTTGGCGGCAGCACGGATTGCGTCTTCAACTTCAGTGTCATCTTTCTTGTCAGTATAATAGAAGTAGGAGCGATGGATGTCCATCAGCTTGCACGCCCGAGAGATGCTTACACCATATTCTTCCACTATATCTCCTGCCAATTCCTTCTTTACCTCGGGCTCTAGAGTTTTTTTTCGATGACCTCCTTCAGTATCTTGTTGTCAAGTGCAAGGTCAGCATACATCTGTTTCAACGTGCGGTTCTCATCTTCAAGCTCTTTGAGACGTTTAACCTGACTGATCTCCATTCCACTATACTTGGACCTCCAATTATAAAGGGTAGCCCTGGATATATTGTAGTCACGCGCTACAACTGCGGCATCCACCCCACTTTCAAGTTGATGGACTGCCTTTACCTTCTCTGACTCACTGTGTACTTTTTTTTTCATTTTATTTCCTATGCCAAACAAAGTTAATAATTTTGTCCAACTCGGAACTGTCCTACAAATAGGGAAGGCTACACA
This genomic window from Dysgonomonadaceae bacterium zrk40 contains:
- a CDS encoding transposase, with product MKKKVHSESEKVKAVHQLESGVDAAVVARDYNISRATLYNWRSKYSGMEISQVKRLKELEDENRTLKQMYADLALDNKILKEVIEKKL
- a CDS encoding IS3 family transposase, translated to MAGDIVEEYGVSISRACKLMDIHRSYFYYTDKKDDTEVEDAIRAAANFGDGFWKIYSRLRREGKTWNHKKVYRVYKAMHYEKRSRLKKRLPARVKNPLVMPKEPNVTWSIDFVSDRIECGRQFRVLNIIDDACKIAVTQEISMSMPAKRVIKVLEKVIWLNGKPKNIRCDNGPEFIAQVFKDWCKGNEINIMYTQPGKPTQNGYIERFNGSYRRAVLDRYIFRNLSEVRELTEAWRNDYNEERPHEALGNMTPFEYREELIKRKEAV